The following are encoded together in the Streptomyces tsukubensis genome:
- a CDS encoding ABC transporter permease: MSGQSCLETNAWICGEYFRTRSQELTDATVQHVLITVVSVAIGLAIALPLALLARRRKAFAGPILGVTTVLYTLPSLAMFSLLLPVFGLSAALVVTGLVLYSLTILVRNILAGLEAVPEEAREAARGMGYGPWRLLLEVELPLALPALLAGVRIATVSTVALTTVGAIVDYGGLGSLILDGLDTTFKAQVLAASVLCVVLAVAADLLLLLLQRLLTPWTRAHRVRTPRAPAGPAQAKAAEPA; this comes from the coding sequence ATGAGCGGGCAGAGCTGCCTTGAGACGAACGCGTGGATCTGCGGGGAGTATTTCCGGACCCGTAGCCAGGAATTGACGGACGCCACGGTCCAGCATGTGCTCATCACCGTGGTCTCCGTGGCGATAGGCCTCGCCATCGCGCTCCCGCTCGCACTGCTCGCGCGCAGACGCAAGGCGTTCGCGGGACCGATCCTCGGCGTGACGACCGTGCTCTACACCCTTCCGTCGCTGGCGATGTTCTCGCTGCTGCTGCCGGTCTTCGGACTCTCGGCCGCGCTGGTCGTCACCGGACTCGTCCTCTACTCCCTGACGATCCTCGTACGCAACATCCTGGCGGGGCTCGAAGCCGTGCCGGAAGAGGCCAGGGAGGCCGCACGCGGCATGGGGTACGGCCCGTGGCGGCTGCTCCTGGAGGTCGAGCTGCCGCTCGCGCTGCCCGCACTGCTCGCCGGGGTCAGGATCGCCACCGTCTCCACCGTCGCCCTGACCACGGTCGGCGCCATCGTCGACTACGGCGGTCTCGGCTCGCTGATACTCGACGGCCTCGACACCACCTTCAAGGCCCAGGTGCTCGCCGCCTCGGTGCTGTGCGTGGTCCTCGCCGTCGCCGCCGACCTGCTGCTGCTCCTGCTCCAGCGGCTGCTCACCCCATGGACCAGGGCCCACCGCGTCCGCACCCCGCGTGCGCCGGCAGGACCCGCGCAGGCGAAGGCGGCCGAGCCGGCATGA
- a CDS encoding ABC transporter permease has translation MNDAITGAWTWLTTSAHWQGEKGVLHRLAEHLYFTGVCLAVACVVALPIALLLGHLGRGGALAINISNVGRAVPTLAVLVLLTITPLGEYGDLPTLIALVLFAIPPLLTNAYIGMREVDTSVVEAARGMGMSGKQVFSRVELPLAYPLIMTGIRTSAVQVVATATLAAMAGEGGLGRIITAGFNLQNTPQVVAGAVIVAVLALLIEVVLVVAGKVFDPMRRRASRTAHADSAPTDGPDEGAGTPTGAADVVTAGGRGSAALGS, from the coding sequence ATGAACGACGCGATCACCGGGGCCTGGACCTGGCTGACCACGAGCGCCCATTGGCAGGGCGAGAAGGGCGTGCTGCACCGGCTCGCCGAGCACCTGTACTTCACCGGCGTCTGCCTCGCCGTCGCCTGCGTCGTCGCGCTCCCCATCGCCCTGCTCCTCGGCCACCTCGGCAGGGGCGGCGCGCTCGCCATCAACATCTCCAACGTGGGCCGTGCCGTGCCGACCCTCGCCGTCCTCGTCCTGCTGACGATCACCCCGCTCGGGGAGTACGGAGACCTGCCGACGCTGATCGCGCTGGTGCTCTTCGCGATACCCCCACTGCTGACCAACGCCTACATCGGCATGCGCGAGGTCGACACTTCCGTCGTCGAGGCCGCGCGGGGCATGGGCATGAGCGGAAAGCAGGTGTTCTCCCGCGTCGAACTCCCCCTCGCCTATCCGTTGATCATGACCGGCATCAGGACCTCGGCCGTGCAGGTCGTGGCCACGGCGACGCTGGCCGCGATGGCGGGCGAGGGCGGTCTCGGCCGGATCATCACCGCCGGCTTCAACCTCCAGAACACCCCGCAGGTCGTCGCGGGCGCCGTCATCGTGGCGGTGCTCGCCCTCCTCATAGAGGTGGTTCTCGTGGTGGCGGGCAAGGTCTTCGACCCGATGCGGCGGCGGGCGTCACGGACCGCCCACGCGGACAGCGCGCCGACGGACGGCCCCGACGAAGGGGCGGGGACCCCGACGGGCGCCGCCGATGTCGTGACCGCGGGCGGGCGCGGCTCCGCGGCGCTCGGGTCCTGA
- a CDS encoding ABC transporter substrate-binding protein: protein MSMNSRRVRTAGAVLGALSLAAGLTACGGDSLEDSGKGSGKSSGDSGGKKGSLVIGAARFTEAKVMAELYARILGDAGYDATVKTVQNREVYEPELRKGKIDIVPEYAATVAEYLNLAKNGPDAKPVASSDADATFAALQKLAEPAGLKALPHGEAVDQNAFAVTEAYAKQHDLKTLSDLGEAKLKVKVAAGDECETRPFCGPGLKSKYGIDVTGIDPKGVGTPQAKQAVKNGSDQLVLTTTTDASLKSYGLVILDDDKKLQNADNILPLVNAKDAGGKAIADVLDKLTKTLTTQDLVELNRKVDAEREKEKDVASDYLTSKGLIKK, encoded by the coding sequence ATGTCCATGAACTCGCGCCGCGTGCGCACGGCAGGAGCGGTACTGGGAGCGTTGTCGCTTGCGGCGGGGCTCACCGCGTGTGGCGGCGACAGCCTGGAGGACTCGGGTAAGGGCTCGGGAAAGTCCAGTGGCGACAGCGGCGGCAAGAAAGGGTCGCTGGTGATCGGCGCCGCGAGGTTCACCGAGGCGAAGGTGATGGCCGAGCTCTACGCCCGGATTCTCGGCGACGCCGGATATGACGCCACCGTGAAAACCGTGCAGAACCGCGAGGTCTACGAGCCCGAGCTGCGCAAGGGGAAGATCGACATCGTCCCCGAATACGCGGCGACCGTCGCCGAATACCTGAACCTCGCGAAGAACGGCCCGGACGCCAAGCCGGTCGCCTCCAGCGACGCGGACGCCACCTTCGCCGCGCTCCAGAAACTGGCGGAGCCCGCAGGGCTGAAGGCACTTCCGCACGGAGAGGCCGTCGACCAGAACGCCTTCGCCGTCACCGAGGCCTATGCCAAGCAGCACGACCTCAAGACCCTTTCCGACCTCGGCGAAGCGAAGCTGAAGGTAAAGGTCGCCGCAGGTGACGAATGCGAGACGCGGCCCTTCTGCGGTCCGGGACTCAAGTCGAAGTACGGAATCGACGTGACCGGTATCGACCCGAAGGGCGTCGGCACACCGCAGGCCAAGCAGGCCGTGAAGAACGGCTCCGACCAGCTCGTGCTCACCACGACCACCGACGCCTCACTGAAGAGCTACGGCCTGGTCATCCTCGACGACGACAAGAAGCTGCAGAACGCCGACAACATCCTGCCGCTGGTGAACGCCAAGGACGCGGGCGGCAAGGCGATAGCCGACGTGCTGGACAAGCTGACCAAGACCCTCACCACGCAGGATCTCGTGGAACTCAACCGCAAGGTCGACGCGGAGCGCGAGAAGGAGAAGGACGTCGCGAGCGACTATCTGACGTCGAAGGGGCTGATCAAGAAGTAA
- a CDS encoding PH domain-containing protein encodes MVAEGPDAGPRERRLHPVTPLRRAWAPIALVAGWAVHDPGGAYQRLSDLATSTLLIAVAIVVPLASIYGILSWWVTHFAITDTELRIRTGLLFRRTAHIRLDRLQAVDVTQPLLARFAGVAKLKLDVVGTNSKDELSYLGEKEARALRAELLARAAGFSPQSAHDIGEAPVHRLLRVAPRTLALSVLLSGATGGTLLAGTVVPALLWLASHSVWSVLVTAVPIIGAAGARSVGRFVNEYDWTVGESPDGLRLDHGLLDRTHETVPPGRVQTVRVVEPLLWRRFGWVRVELHVAGSSNTLLVPVAPRDEAVAVVSRVLPGVNVPQEFSPSPRRAAWCVPLWWRGYGLAVTDAVFVARTGLLRRRTSLVPHAKVQSVRLVQGPWEGSKRLAGIRVDTGANKTVTVRLRDETEAQDLLLAQADRSRTGRRTAAPDRWMSTEPPPVGTG; translated from the coding sequence GTGGTGGCGGAAGGCCCCGACGCGGGGCCGCGCGAGCGTCGGCTGCACCCCGTGACGCCACTGCGCCGCGCCTGGGCGCCGATAGCGCTGGTCGCCGGCTGGGCCGTGCACGACCCAGGCGGCGCCTACCAGCGCCTCTCCGACCTCGCCACGAGCACCCTGCTGATCGCCGTCGCGATCGTCGTGCCGCTCGCCTCGATCTACGGCATCCTCTCCTGGTGGGTGACGCACTTCGCCATCACCGACACGGAGCTGCGGATACGCACCGGCCTGCTGTTCCGCCGCACCGCGCACATCCGGCTCGACCGGCTCCAGGCCGTCGATGTGACCCAGCCGCTGCTCGCCAGGTTCGCAGGCGTCGCCAAACTCAAACTCGATGTGGTCGGCACCAACTCCAAGGACGAACTGTCCTATCTGGGCGAGAAGGAGGCCCGCGCGCTGCGCGCCGAACTCCTCGCCCGCGCCGCCGGTTTCTCCCCGCAGAGCGCGCACGACATCGGCGAGGCACCGGTCCACAGGCTCCTGCGGGTCGCTCCCCGCACGCTCGCCCTTTCCGTACTGCTCAGCGGCGCGACCGGCGGCACCCTGCTGGCCGGCACGGTCGTACCGGCCCTGCTCTGGCTGGCCTCGCACAGCGTCTGGTCGGTACTGGTCACCGCCGTACCGATCATCGGCGCCGCCGGGGCACGCAGCGTGGGACGGTTCGTCAACGAGTACGACTGGACCGTGGGCGAGTCACCCGACGGGCTCCGGCTCGACCACGGGCTCCTCGATCGGACGCACGAGACAGTGCCGCCCGGCCGGGTGCAGACGGTCCGTGTGGTGGAGCCGCTGCTGTGGCGCAGGTTCGGCTGGGTCAGGGTCGAGCTGCATGTGGCGGGCTCGTCCAACACCCTTCTGGTGCCGGTCGCGCCCCGCGACGAGGCGGTAGCCGTGGTCTCCCGGGTACTGCCGGGGGTGAACGTCCCCCAGGAGTTCTCCCCGTCCCCGCGCAGGGCCGCCTGGTGCGTGCCCCTCTGGTGGCGGGGGTACGGACTTGCCGTCACGGACGCCGTGTTCGTCGCGCGGACGGGGCTGCTGCGCCGCAGGACCTCCCTGGTGCCGCACGCCAAGGTGCAGAGCGTCCGTCTCGTACAGGGGCCGTGGGAAGGGTCCAAGCGGCTCGCCGGTATCCGCGTCGACACCGGCGCCAACAAGACGGTCACGGTACGGCTGCGGGACGAGACCGAGGCACAGGATCTCCTGCTCGCCCAGGCGGACCGCTCGCGCACCGGCCGCCGCACCGCCGCTCCCGACCGCTGGATGTCCACGGAACCGCCGCCCGTCGGGACCGGCTGA
- a CDS encoding PH domain-containing protein has translation METGTRDEPGRGRATGDSGADRPGEQVWTGLPRQLLGLRRLLLVMWLIPLAAALGVPLGLFAGPYWALFALLPLAALAWGWPVLGRNWRSWRYTERADDLLISRGVLWRRQTIVPYGRMQLVEVTSGPLERRYGLASVQLHTAAAMTDAKIPGLLPSEAERLRDRLTELGEARSAGL, from the coding sequence ATGGAGACGGGGACGCGGGACGAACCGGGCCGAGGCAGGGCCACCGGGGACAGCGGGGCCGACAGGCCGGGCGAACAGGTGTGGACGGGGCTGCCCCGGCAACTCCTCGGGCTGCGGCGGCTACTGCTCGTCATGTGGCTGATTCCGCTGGCCGCCGCCCTAGGGGTGCCGCTCGGCCTCTTCGCTGGACCGTACTGGGCGCTCTTCGCCCTGCTGCCCCTCGCCGCCCTCGCCTGGGGCTGGCCGGTGCTCGGCCGCAACTGGCGCTCGTGGCGCTACACGGAACGCGCCGACGACCTGCTGATCAGCCGGGGCGTCCTGTGGCGCCGCCAGACGATCGTGCCCTACGGGCGTATGCAGCTCGTCGAGGTGACCTCGGGGCCGCTGGAGCGCCGCTACGGTCTGGCCAGCGTGCAACTGCACACCGCCGCCGCCATGACCGACGCGAAGATCCCCGGGCTGCTGCCCTCCGAGGCGGAGCGGCTGCGCGACCGGCTCACCGAACTCGGCGAAGCACGATCGGCGGGGCTGTGA
- a CDS encoding NADH-quinone oxidoreductase subunit D translates to MTETMVGIGGAAESTDMVLNIGPQHPSTHGVLRLRLVLDGERIVEAEPVVGYMHRGAEKLFEARDYRQIVMLANRHDWLSAFSNELGVVMAVERMLGMEVPERAVWTRTLLAELNRVLNHLMFLGSYPLELGGITPMFYAFREREQLQNVMEEISGGRMHYMFNRVGGLKEDLPAGWLGRVAHAVDEVRSRMDVFDELVLGNEIFRGRTRDVGILSASAVHAYGVSGPAARASGVDFDLRRDEPYLAYGELQRVLKVVTRQEGDCLARFECLLDQTHNALDLAAACLERLGELAPGPVNQRLPKVLKAPEGHTYAWTENPLGINGYYLVSKGEKTPYRLKLRSASYNNIQALTELLPGTLVADMVSILGSLFFVVGDIDK, encoded by the coding sequence ATGACGGAGACCATGGTCGGCATCGGCGGCGCCGCGGAGAGCACCGACATGGTGCTCAACATCGGACCCCAGCATCCCTCCACCCACGGTGTTCTGCGGCTGCGTCTCGTGCTCGACGGTGAGCGGATCGTCGAAGCCGAGCCTGTCGTCGGCTACATGCACCGGGGCGCGGAGAAACTCTTCGAGGCGCGGGACTACCGGCAGATCGTGATGCTGGCCAACCGCCACGACTGGCTCTCCGCCTTCTCCAACGAGCTGGGTGTCGTGATGGCCGTCGAGCGGATGCTCGGCATGGAGGTCCCGGAGCGTGCCGTCTGGACGAGGACGCTGCTCGCCGAGTTGAACCGGGTGCTCAACCACCTCATGTTCCTCGGCTCCTACCCCCTTGAGCTGGGCGGGATCACGCCCATGTTCTACGCGTTCAGGGAGCGTGAGCAGCTCCAGAACGTGATGGAGGAGATCTCCGGCGGCCGGATGCACTACATGTTCAACCGGGTCGGCGGCCTCAAGGAGGACCTGCCCGCGGGGTGGCTCGGCAGGGTCGCGCACGCGGTGGACGAGGTCCGTTCCCGGATGGACGTCTTCGACGAGCTGGTCCTCGGCAACGAGATCTTCCGAGGCCGTACGCGCGATGTCGGCATCCTCTCCGCGAGCGCCGTGCACGCCTACGGGGTGAGCGGCCCGGCCGCCCGCGCCAGCGGTGTCGACTTCGACCTGCGGCGCGACGAGCCCTACCTGGCCTACGGCGAGCTCCAGCGGGTCCTGAAGGTGGTCACCAGGCAGGAGGGCGACTGTCTGGCCCGTTTCGAATGCCTTCTCGACCAGACCCACAACGCGCTGGACCTGGCGGCGGCCTGCCTCGAACGGCTCGGGGAGCTGGCCCCCGGCCCGGTCAACCAGCGGCTCCCGAAGGTGCTCAAGGCACCGGAGGGGCACACGTACGCCTGGACCGAGAACCCCCTCGGCATCAACGGCTACTACCTGGTGTCGAAGGGCGAGAAGACGCCCTACCGCCTCAAGCTGCGCTCCGCCTCTTACAACAACATCCAGGCACTGACAGAACTGCTCCCCGGCACGCTCGTCGCGGACATGGTGTCGATCCTCGGCTCACTCTTCTTCGTCGTCGGCGACATCGACAAGTAG
- a CDS encoding sensor histidine kinase: MQRLYDFLRRHPTWVDSFWAVLLLGLSTVESMSQAHPAGPVSGTASYLVVVVLCLAVALRRRAPARMLVAVAVSGVVQLALDVPVISADFAMLVLIYTVAAEGPRWASRFALAGGLAAAPISQFRWPMDEMGTSARIFYTVILMVPFALAWVLGDSIRTRRAYFAQLEERAARLEKEREAQAKVAVAAERARIARELHDVVAHNVSVMVVQADGAAYVLDGSPDQAKKALETISGTGRQALAEMRRLLGVLRTGEQRESGEYVPQPDVGQIEDLVGQVRDAGLPVDFKVEGTPRALPSGVELTAYRIVQEALTNTRKHGGSGAGASVRLVYFDDGLGLLVEDDGLGAPHELYEEGGADGKGHGLIGMRERVGMVGGTLDAGPRAGGGFRVSVLLPLKQPD, encoded by the coding sequence GTGCAGCGTCTCTACGACTTCCTCCGCAGACACCCGACGTGGGTCGACAGCTTCTGGGCCGTCCTCCTCCTCGGGCTCTCGACGGTGGAATCGATGTCACAGGCGCACCCGGCGGGCCCGGTGTCCGGGACCGCGTCCTACCTCGTGGTCGTCGTCCTCTGCCTCGCTGTGGCGCTGCGCAGGCGGGCCCCGGCGCGGATGCTGGTCGCCGTCGCGGTGAGCGGGGTGGTCCAGCTCGCCCTGGACGTCCCCGTCATCTCCGCCGACTTCGCCATGCTGGTCCTCATCTACACGGTGGCCGCGGAGGGACCGCGGTGGGCGTCCAGATTCGCGCTGGCGGGCGGGTTGGCCGCGGCGCCGATCTCGCAGTTCCGGTGGCCCATGGACGAGATGGGGACCTCCGCGCGGATCTTCTACACGGTCATCCTGATGGTGCCCTTCGCCCTCGCGTGGGTCCTCGGCGACTCGATCCGTACCCGGCGTGCCTACTTCGCCCAGCTGGAGGAGCGCGCCGCCCGCCTGGAGAAGGAACGCGAGGCCCAGGCCAAGGTGGCCGTGGCGGCGGAACGGGCCAGGATCGCCCGCGAGCTGCACGACGTCGTCGCACACAACGTCTCCGTCATGGTCGTCCAGGCCGACGGCGCCGCCTACGTACTCGACGGCTCGCCCGACCAGGCCAAGAAGGCCCTGGAGACCATTTCCGGCACCGGCCGCCAGGCCCTCGCCGAGATGCGCAGACTCCTGGGGGTGCTGCGTACGGGCGAGCAGCGGGAGAGCGGCGAGTACGTGCCGCAGCCCGACGTGGGGCAGATCGAGGACCTCGTCGGCCAGGTGCGCGACGCCGGGCTGCCCGTCGACTTCAAGGTGGAGGGCACCCCGCGCGCCCTGCCGAGCGGTGTGGAGCTGACCGCCTACCGCATCGTGCAGGAGGCGCTGACCAACACCCGCAAACACGGCGGCTCGGGGGCCGGTGCCAGCGTCAGGCTCGTCTACTTCGACGACGGGCTCGGCCTGCTCGTCGAGGACGACGGCCTCGGCGCCCCTCACGAGCTGTACGAGGAGGGCGGCGCCGACGGCAAGGGCCACGGGCTGATCGGCATGCGGGAGCGGGTCGGCATGGTCGGCGGCACCCTCGACGCCGGGCCGAGGGCGGGCGGCGGATTCCGCGTCAGCGTGCTGCTGCCCCTCAAACAGCCCGACTGA
- a CDS encoding response regulator transcription factor, which yields MTAAGAETPAPSIRVMLVDDQALLRAGFRMVLAAQPDMEVVAEAGDGAEALQVVRAQAVDVVLMDVRMPRVDGVEATRLIHALPDPPKVLILTTFDLDEYAFSGLKAGASGFMLKDVPPADLLDAIRSVHSGDAVVAPSTTRRLLNRFAPMLPDSGKADEHQELERLTGREREVMVLVAQGLSNGEIAARLVLSEATVKTHVGRILTKLGLRDRVQVVVLAYETGLVRAGG from the coding sequence ATGACTGCCGCCGGGGCCGAGACGCCCGCACCCTCCATCAGAGTCATGCTCGTCGACGACCAGGCGCTGCTGCGCGCCGGTTTCCGGATGGTGCTCGCCGCCCAGCCGGACATGGAGGTCGTCGCGGAGGCGGGCGACGGCGCGGAAGCCCTCCAGGTGGTCCGTGCGCAGGCCGTGGACGTCGTCCTCATGGACGTCCGGATGCCGCGGGTCGACGGAGTGGAGGCGACCCGGCTGATCCACGCGCTCCCCGATCCGCCGAAGGTGCTGATCCTGACCACCTTCGACCTCGACGAGTACGCCTTCTCCGGGCTGAAGGCGGGCGCGAGCGGCTTCATGCTGAAGGACGTGCCGCCCGCCGACCTCCTCGACGCCATCCGCTCCGTGCACAGCGGTGACGCGGTGGTCGCGCCCTCCACCACGCGCAGGCTGCTCAACCGGTTCGCGCCGATGCTCCCCGACTCGGGCAAGGCCGACGAGCACCAGGAGCTGGAGCGGCTGACCGGCCGCGAACGCGAGGTGATGGTCCTCGTGGCCCAGGGCCTCTCGAACGGCGAGATCGCCGCACGGCTCGTCCTCTCCGAGGCCACGGTCAAGACCCATGTGGGGCGGATCCTGACCAAGTTGGGGTTGCGCGACCGCGTGCAGGTGGTGGTGCTCGCCTACGAGACGGGGCTCGTGCGCGCGGGCGGCTGA
- a CDS encoding threonine aldolase family protein — translation MSGREKDMRQRRRLALRGAKRRLAVPGLESTTGERLSALVAGAASVHDLDLPSDLYGDGVVEELERRVAELLGTEASAFFPSGTMAQQAALRSWAGRTGSPVVALHPLAHPEVHERGALASVSGLRTVHPTTEARLPRADEVRGFEEPFGTLMLELPLRDAGFTLPTWEELKAVVAAARERDAVVHFDGARLWECTTRFGRPLRDIVALADSVYVSFYKSLDGIGGAALAGSASLVDEARTWRHRYGGQIAQQFPTALSALIGIEQELPRLPSYVAHARTVAAALAEGFAEAGVAWSRVHPAQPHTHEFQVWLPYDADDLDLATVRQAEETGTALFRKWTGQGPPGLSMTEVTVSAAGLEWTADHVREAVAQFVARLPGADAGTA, via the coding sequence ATGAGCGGACGCGAAAAGGACATGCGACAGCGCCGGAGACTGGCTCTGCGGGGCGCCAAACGGCGGCTGGCCGTCCCCGGACTTGAGTCGACCACGGGCGAACGTCTCTCCGCGCTGGTCGCGGGCGCCGCCTCGGTCCATGACCTGGACCTGCCCTCCGACCTCTACGGCGACGGTGTCGTGGAGGAGTTGGAACGCCGGGTGGCCGAGCTGCTCGGCACGGAGGCCTCGGCCTTCTTCCCCTCGGGCACGATGGCCCAGCAGGCGGCGCTGCGGAGCTGGGCGGGGCGCACCGGATCGCCGGTCGTGGCCCTGCATCCGCTCGCCCACCCCGAGGTGCACGAGCGGGGCGCCCTGGCGTCCGTGAGTGGCCTGCGGACCGTGCATCCGACGACGGAGGCGCGGCTGCCCCGCGCGGACGAGGTGCGCGGTTTCGAGGAGCCCTTCGGCACGCTGATGCTCGAACTTCCGCTGCGTGACGCCGGTTTCACCCTACCGACCTGGGAGGAGCTGAAGGCGGTCGTCGCCGCCGCACGCGAACGGGACGCGGTCGTCCACTTCGACGGGGCGCGGCTGTGGGAGTGCACCACACGGTTCGGCCGCCCGCTGCGGGACATCGTCGCACTCGCCGACAGTGTGTACGTCTCGTTCTACAAGTCGCTGGACGGTATCGGCGGCGCGGCCCTGGCGGGCTCCGCCTCCCTGGTCGACGAGGCGAGGACGTGGCGCCACCGGTACGGCGGCCAGATCGCCCAGCAGTTCCCCACGGCGCTCTCCGCGCTGATCGGTATCGAACAGGAGCTGCCGAGGCTGCCTTCGTACGTGGCACACGCCCGGACGGTCGCCGCCGCCCTCGCCGAGGGGTTCGCGGAGGCGGGGGTGGCCTGGTCCAGGGTGCATCCGGCGCAGCCGCACACCCACGAGTTCCAGGTGTGGCTGCCGTACGACGCGGACGACCTGGATCTGGCCACCGTACGGCAGGCGGAGGAGACGGGGACCGCGCTGTTCCGCAAGTGGACCGGGCAGGGGCCGCCCGGCCTCTCCATGACGGAGGTGACGGTGTCCGCCGCGGGACTCGAATGGACGGCGGACCACGTACGGGAGGCGGTGGCGCAGTTCGTGGCGCGGCTGCCGGGGGCTGACGCGGGGACCGCCTGA
- a CDS encoding Rossmann-like and DUF2520 domain-containing protein yields the protein MNTSSPPDPRDRPARLTVGVVGAGRVGPALAASLALAGHRPVAVSAVSDASVRRATELLPEVPVVTPADVLRMADLVLLTVPDDALPGLVEGLAETGAVRPGQLLVHTSGRYGAGVLDPALRAGALPLALHPVMTFTGTAIDVQRLAGCSFGITAPEELRLAAEALVIEMGGEPEWIEESARPLYHAALALGANHMVTLVAEAMDLLRDAGVDAPDRMLGPLLGAALDNTLRSGDAALTGPVVRGDAGTVAAHLSELRRHAPQTVAGYRAMARATAVRALSHGLLKAELAEDLLGVLADDAEDEHR from the coding sequence ATGAACACCTCGTCACCGCCCGATCCGCGCGACCGGCCCGCCAGACTCACCGTCGGAGTCGTCGGCGCGGGACGCGTGGGCCCGGCCCTCGCCGCCTCGCTCGCCCTCGCGGGCCACCGCCCCGTCGCCGTCTCCGCCGTCTCGGACGCCTCCGTGCGCAGAGCGACCGAGCTCCTGCCCGAAGTGCCCGTGGTCACCCCCGCGGACGTGCTGAGGATGGCCGACCTCGTCCTGCTGACCGTGCCCGACGACGCCCTGCCAGGACTGGTCGAGGGCCTCGCGGAGACCGGCGCGGTCCGGCCGGGCCAACTCCTCGTGCACACCTCGGGGCGGTACGGCGCGGGAGTGCTCGACCCGGCCCTGCGCGCGGGAGCGCTGCCCCTCGCCCTGCACCCCGTGATGACCTTCACCGGCACGGCGATCGACGTCCAGCGGCTGGCGGGCTGCTCGTTCGGCATCACCGCCCCCGAGGAGCTGAGGCTCGCCGCGGAGGCGCTCGTCATCGAGATGGGCGGCGAGCCCGAGTGGATCGAGGAATCGGCCCGTCCGCTCTACCACGCGGCGCTCGCCCTCGGCGCCAACCACATGGTCACCCTCGTGGCCGAGGCCATGGACCTCCTCAGGGACGCGGGGGTCGACGCCCCCGACCGCATGCTGGGCCCGCTGCTCGGCGCGGCCCTGGACAACACCCTGCGCTCAGGGGACGCGGCCCTCACCGGTCCTGTGGTCCGCGGCGACGCGGGCACGGTCGCCGCCCACCTGAGCGAATTGCGCCGACACGCGCCGCAGACCGTCGCCGGTTACCGCGCCATGGCCAGGGCCACCGCGGTCCGCGCCCTCTCCCACGGTCTGCTCAAGGCCGAACTGGCGGAGGACCTGCTCGGCGTCCTCGCCGACGACGCGGAGGACGAGCACCGATGA
- the panC gene encoding pantoate--beta-alanine ligase, which translates to MTRPATPAGAVAPAPAVLRTAAELDAWRTPAHTPAPTARDARPAAPWGTRATQGTRPARAVVMTMGALHEGHASLIRAARERAGADGQVVVTVFVNPLQFGAGEDLDRYPRTLDSDVRIAGEAGADIVFAPSAEEVYPGGAPQVTIAAGPMGERLEGAVRPGHFDGMLTVVGKMFHLTRPSYALFGQKDAQQLALVRRMVRDLNFGVEIIAAETAREEDGLALSSRNRYLSPAERTTALALSAALRAGRDRHAALEALRARAALQPAPRDRAAALDALGESRAAADAHAVALATPSGPAGIRAATRRVLDDAARLHPPLVLDYVALVDPDDFTEVEDGHTGEAVLAVAARVGSTRLIDNLPLTFGAAV; encoded by the coding sequence ATGACCCGTCCAGCGACCCCGGCCGGAGCCGTGGCCCCCGCCCCCGCCGTACTGCGCACAGCGGCGGAACTCGACGCGTGGCGCACGCCCGCGCACACCCCCGCTCCCACGGCCCGCGACGCGAGACCCGCCGCCCCCTGGGGGACGCGCGCCACCCAGGGCACCCGCCCCGCCCGCGCCGTCGTCATGACCATGGGCGCCCTCCACGAAGGCCACGCCTCCCTGATCAGGGCCGCACGGGAACGGGCGGGCGCGGACGGCCAGGTCGTGGTCACCGTCTTCGTCAACCCGCTCCAGTTCGGCGCGGGCGAGGACCTGGACCGCTACCCGAGGACCCTCGACTCCGACGTGCGGATCGCGGGAGAGGCGGGCGCGGACATCGTCTTCGCCCCTTCGGCCGAAGAGGTCTACCCCGGCGGCGCCCCGCAGGTCACGATCGCGGCGGGACCGATGGGGGAGCGGCTCGAAGGAGCCGTGCGTCCAGGGCACTTCGACGGAATGCTGACCGTTGTCGGCAAGATGTTCCACCTCACCCGACCGTCCTACGCCCTCTTCGGACAGAAGGACGCCCAGCAGCTCGCCCTGGTCAGGCGCATGGTGCGGGACCTGAACTTCGGGGTGGAGATAATCGCGGCCGAGACGGCGCGCGAGGAGGACGGGCTCGCCCTCTCCAGCCGCAACCGCTATCTCTCGCCCGCCGAGCGCACCACCGCGCTCGCGCTCTCCGCCGCCCTGCGGGCGGGGCGCGATCGGCACGCGGCCCTGGAGGCGCTGCGTGCCAGAGCCGCACTCCAGCCCGCTCCCAGGGACCGGGCGGCGGCGCTCGACGCGCTCGGCGAGTCCCGCGCGGCGGCGGACGCCCACGCCGTCGCGCTCGCCACACCCTCGGGGCCGGCGGGCATCCGCGCGGCGACCCGAAGGGTCCTCGACGACGCCGCACGGCTGCACCCGCCGCTGGTCCTCGACTATGTGGCCCTCGTCGACCCCGACGACTTCACCGAGGTCGAGGACGGCCACACGGGCGAGGCGGTCCTCGCCGTCGCGGCCAGGGTCGGCTCGACCCGGCTGATCGACAATCTGCCGCTGACCTTCGGAGCCGCCGTATGA